The DNA region tataaaggatattttaacttcatcggcagtcctaatccagtacagcgataggatgcctctaattctgacttgcgatgcctccccctatggcgtaggggcggtgctgagccacgtcctcccaaacggctcagaagcccccatagccttctattcccggacactctcctccacggagcggaactacagccaaatcgataaagaagccctggctgcagtgtccggcattaagcggttccatgactacctttatggtagaaagttcaccctagtcacggatcacaagcccctcctggggctactggcgggtgacaagccgactccccccatcttgtccccccgcatgacacgctggacagagttcctaacggcgtactcgtatacgctgttataccgtccgggcaaacagctaggacacgcagacgccctgagccgctgccccctgccagagacggacacagcccacgtgcccgcgctctctgttctgtccattgccgaatccgacctccccgtttctgccacggacgtggcagcctgcacaaaggctgaccccgtcctatctcaggtcgcttcatgggttttgagggggtggcccacggaaagggtagcggaacacttccgcccattcaaagtgcgacaggctgaactcgcccttcacgggggttgccttgtctggggggatagggtagtgatccctacagccctacgagcacgaatcctgcccgcactccacaaaaaccacccaggcatagcacgaatgaaagccttagcccgtagctacgtatggtggcccttgttagacacagaaatcgcagactacgtaggccgatgcaggatctgccaaaactctaggccgaattcccccatagccgcccctcgagagtgggagatccctagaggcccatggtcccgtttacacatcgactttgccggccccttccacggccggaacttcatgatagtagtcgatgcttactccaagtgggtggagctagtaatcatgacctccaccacagcagagagtacagtaagggccctccgtaagatgttcgctacccatgggttaccggatgtgatagtctccgataacgggccccagtttacctccaccacgttccaagaattcctggccgaacaggggatcagacacgcggccacagccccctatcacccagctagcaacggccgggcggagcgcgcagttcgctcagcaaaagaagccttgggccgcatggaccagggcgactggcaagaaagagtagcggcctatctcttgagccagcactccataccctgcccaacgaccaacaaaagtcccgcggagctcttgatgggtaggagattgcgaacccccctagacaggctccatccactttacgcaggagatccgccaagcaacctgggggcccttccgtcccacgcgtttaagttagggaatcctgtatgggcccgttccttttccggggatccacggtgggttcccgcaaccatcatagctctgaccggcccctgttccttcagggtcggcctggccgacgggacacaatggaggcgacacgtggaccagttaaggcgtcgccttcctgcggaaagagacggccccagcttcccagaaatctgctctcaacaggagccacccccattgactcctttccccacggaccgtttccacccggcgaacgggggtcaagccgtcgcgaaccttccgggcaggcgcaccccagctggttactcctttccgcggagcctttctcgagactctgaacctacacccctaccagacaccccgttggccacagagacgccaccccaggcggacggacatcgggcacgggacccggagccagtgccctctcgcggggccgcgccgtcggctcaagcccccaccacggacacgcctccgccagcggccccccccccccgtcgacgaccgccggggaaccacggagatcgggacgagaacgccaccgtcccgcctacctacaagactatgtttgcccctcctaaaggaactctatgactggggggggaggggtgttgaatactagcgcgggaaatacaagcgcgcgaacaaggactcttcctgattggctcccgggcagagccggctcaatcctcgccctgattggtcgagctacaaaggactcttcctgattggttcccgggcagagccggtccaatcctcgccctgattggtcgagctactcgacgccccattggtccctcactcaaacctgggggtataaatgtagggcgcgaaatacgcctcgtcgaatcgtttccactatgagctgaataaaagtcactttcctcatacttcttgtcgcgtcctttcccttcgccccaagatctaaaaaaagaaaaaaagaaaaaagggacagagagacaaaaggaaggaaagagaaagagagagagagagagagagagagagaaaacacatggccggcaagccactcccaccaggtcacatggccggcaagccactcccacaaaggaggccacacccacagagtaggttccaaaaatttttgaaacccaccactggctgtggtCCTTAGTATTCTCTGAGCTAGgtggtttttcttgcagacatttcactgcccaacatcatcagtgctagaagggagtggagacgGAGGAGGACCATGGATtctaatgctctctgagcttgatttccTTGTGggcatttcacgacccaactaggtaacgtcatcagtaccAGAAGGAAGTGGGGattgtggagtggaggaggaggaaaaccatGGACTCTGAGGCTCcccgagcttggtggttttcttgcagacgttacatgacccaactagggaacatcgcCAGGGCTAGAAAGGAATGGGATTTGCTCTCTCTTTATGTACTAGTAACTTATGTCAGTgttgatggaatagaatagaatagaatagaattttattatgccgcccttctctgggaggactcaaggcggcgaacaattcaaggggggaaaaaaggggaacataaaaagacaaaatacaaataataaaagtagacaacagtcacaaccatacatgtcgagaggggaggggaactcatcacccccaggcctgccggcaaagccaggttttgacggctttccggaaggcctggagagaggtgagggtccgaatccctgcggggagttcgttccaaagggccggagctgccacagagaaggccctcccccgggtaatagccaggtggcattggctggtagatggcacccggaggaggccaaccctgtgagatctaatgggtctgtgggaggtaattggcagcaggcggtctctcaagtacccagatccaataccatgaagggcttttggTAGCTCCTTGACTAAGGTGTTGCTTACTGCTTTATTGTTGGTCTAGTATtaattagacagacagacagacagacagacagacaggagtaaatatttgtagctcagggttgaactgtggagtccttggtgctctctgaggttggttatTTTCCTGTAGACATTTCACTACTtacctagataacatcatcaaggtcaaaaaggagaggggattgtggaatggaggaggatacaatacaatacaatagcagagttggaagggaccttggaggtcttctagtccaaccccctgcccaggcatgaaaccctatagcgttccagacaaatggctatccaacaggaTGAAAGTGGGGTCCTTAGTACTCcccgagcttggtggttttcttgcagacgtttcatgacccaagtagataacgtcatcagtgctaaggCTTGTGAAACGTCTTTGGTGAATGGAGCCTTCAGGTCTATTTCTTGCCTTTGACTCCACCCAGGTTGTGGGGTGGCCTGCTCTGCCCCCTATCTCAGAGCTGTCCCTCGGCTAACCCGCCTCCTTTGTGTTCCTTTTGGGTAAGAGCATCATGAGCTTAAGAGCCTGTGGCTTGATTATCTTCAGGCGGTTACCCAAGGCATGTGCGGACGGCCACGTTGAGTACCTCCTTCTGCAAACCTCATATGGCACCCATCACTGGACACCCCCAAAAGGTGCGTCACTCACTCTGCTGTCTGAAGGAGCTCTGCAGTTCTCAATAGATGTAGAGCTGCTGAGATGTTCCtgggaggcaggggggggggggaatcagccaATCAAgaaagcatgctgactggggaattctgggagttgaagtccacccatcttaaagtcagccaggttgaaaaacactgagctacATTTTGGGATTTCAGCTCTGGAGACGGTTCCTCCTCTCTATTTTcttcaactttattttattttatttgtggatgaatttttttattttaaacacataaacacatcaacaaaaacaaacacataacattaaaaacaacataggaacaataagttccatcgtatatcataccgcagttccgaatcggtttctttgcagttagtgttttccctactatacatttctatcttgcgttcataatctccttgttcgttatccatttttatgtacaattctttatttatttaaacttagctacttatgaccagatattatttacctatattgtgctaaatatttttactgtcatttgttctcttacatacagattatagatatacattcacataattattctttttctttgcccttcttatattattattatcccatttggaaggttataaggtataatttagaatgctttgtttgccatccttcgcacctgctaagacaccaccttgttttctcttgtttattttcttcaattttaatcatttattatatgttatatatattatattatattatattatattatattatattatattatattatattatattatattatattatattattatattatattatattatattatattatattatattatattatattatattatattatattatattatattattatattatattatattatattatattatattatattattattatattatattatattatatttattactatACAAtactatacatatatgtgtgtgtgtgtgtgtgtttgtgtgtgtgtgtgtgtgtgtgtgtgtgttgtatttatgctgataaataagcaaagggagactagtatagatctatttcaagctatttagctctcatcagctagccatacccttactggcattcgaacctgggctgtattacatattaggcagatgtgttaaccactaagccacaaggtcctcctcctttatcagctgagccagggaaataggtatgtatttagtgtcacaacccctggtatgcccaaatatgggaggaggcctactgcttcctttctctgtctatcggctcgtcacaagagaccatccatattaggtttctatctggatggtctcttgtgacgagccgatagacagagaaaggaagcagtaggcctcctcccatatttgggcataccaggggttgtgacagtaaatacatacatacatatctatctatctatctatcatctatctatctatctatctattgatcgatagatagatcgatcgatcgatcgatcgatagatagatagatagatagatagatagatagatagatatccttGTCtttttgtattcgggtcttttcccgtgtaagattgagattgcctttgcaacgtttcggtgaggtctcactcaccatcttcagactggattttgggcttaaagcttggtcggagctgccatctttctgtaaatcttggggggggggggggtggagtgctggcagcactccacacactcccccaccaagatttatagaaagcccaaaacccagcctgaagatggcgagtgaatcctcgccaaaacattgccaagacaatctcaatcttacatgggaaaagacccgaatacaacaagaccagtatatctacacctgtgaaaatctacgaaaacaaatatatattatagGTAGCTAAAGGGAGCAAACatgcctaatactccttcctcttcctgtttccaCTACCCAGGGTTTGACTGAGAAAGAGGGACTCgtccacccagctggctttcatgcctaaaatgggactataactctccatctcctggtgattggcccaaagccatccagGTGGCTTTCGTGCgaaaggcgagactagaactctccgtctcctgatgcttggcccaaaatcacccagatggctttcatgccaaaggcgggactagaactctccatctcctggtgattggcccaaagtcacccagtcagctctcatgcctaaggcgggactagaactctcaaagtcacccagctggctatcATGGCTCAGGTGGCACTAGGAGtctctgtctcctagtgattggccaaaagtcacccaggtggctttcacgccaaaggcgggactagaactctccatctcctggtgattggcccaaagtcggcCAGCATATCAAGAaagcatgctagctggggaattctgggagttgaagtccacccatcttgccACGTCGCTCTAGAATCTcacgtggggaggggggggctgtccTGTTCTGAACCCCCTGCTTTGTCTTCTTTCCTCAGGCCACGTGGACCCCGGGGAAGATGACCTTCGCACAGCCCTGCGAGAGACCCAGGAAGAGGCTGGGCTGACCTCCGCCCAGTTCACCATCCTGGAAGGCTTTAAGAAGGAACTGAATTACGTCGTCAGAGGCAAACCCAAAACGGTGGTCTACTGGCTGGCCGAGCTGAAGGACCAGGACACGGAGGTCAAGCTTTCTTCAGAGCACCAGGCCTTCCGCTGGCTGACCCTCACTGAGGCCTGCAGACTTGCCGAGTACGAGGACATGCAAGGCACCCTCCGAGAGGCTCATCTCTTCCTCTCTGCCAAAGAATAAACTTCCTCCCGTGGGAATATTTGGGGAGATGTTTCACTGCTGTTCTTTCAAGTCTTATGAGCAACATTTCTCAACTTCGGCCCCTtaaaggtgggtggacttcaacgcccagaattccaagcttggctgtttccttgcagacgtttcaccatccaactaggtaacatcatcagtgctagggagGTTGAGGTTTGCTCCCAGCTTATGCAGGATAAGCTCCTGTGtataaatagagagcaaaccCTACTTCTTTG from Thamnophis elegans isolate rThaEle1 chromosome 3, rThaEle1.pri, whole genome shotgun sequence includes:
- the LOC116505345 gene encoding bis(5'-nucleosyl)-tetraphosphatase [asymmetrical]-like isoform X1 encodes the protein MLLFLKQDCLDSIMSLRACGLIIFRRLPKACADGHVEYLLLQTSYGTHHWTPPKGHVDPGEDDLRTALRETQEEAGLTSAQFTILEGFKKELNYVVRGKPKTVVYWLAELKDQDTEVKLSSEHQAFRWLTLTEACRLAEYEDMQGTLREAHLFLSAKE
- the LOC116505345 gene encoding bis(5'-nucleosyl)-tetraphosphatase [asymmetrical]-like isoform X2, translated to MSLRACGLIIFRRLPKACADGHVEYLLLQTSYGTHHWTPPKGHVDPGEDDLRTALRETQEEAGLTSAQFTILEGFKKELNYVVRGKPKTVVYWLAELKDQDTEVKLSSEHQAFRWLTLTEACRLAEYEDMQGTLREAHLFLSAKE
- the LOC116505345 gene encoding bis(5'-nucleosyl)-tetraphosphatase [asymmetrical]-like isoform X3 → MLLFLKQDCLDRRLPKACADGHVEYLLLQTSYGTHHWTPPKGHVDPGEDDLRTALRETQEEAGLTSAQFTILEGFKKELNYVVRGKPKTVVYWLAELKDQDTEVKLSSEHQAFRWLTLTEACRLAEYEDMQGTLREAHLFLSAKE